Proteins from one Podospora pseudoanserina strain CBS 124.78 chromosome 1, whole genome shotgun sequence genomic window:
- a CDS encoding hypothetical protein (EggNog:ENOG503P209): MTPIRRYLRITKYSVLECRIYLDNPALTQSWLLNPRDPILPKVIESVRPLVLPKLREEQERDRMKKKNKKRTIKDVVVQDDFEVSIFLMETDTRHSLLHKRKHFRDKVQTKLTSNSSKLTGGAHDAPINVDGDEVLQEATDGDDDVPLIHEEEDDQNAINLDDIPTIDETTTNSASTNRRPKRRRQTSGENEGVSNPSEIDPDVVETIDTDSSDDQLFVGDGDDDDDSDTAAGRPPPLKRRREKAAARDMDGPDDKKKLGMDISYEGFAIYGRVLCLVVKRREGIGKGGGLAMSTSGRSQAAGRPRGQAMMENWISSTQLPDEAGAGDEEAS; this comes from the exons ATGACACCCATACGACGATACTTGAGAATTACCAAATATTCGGTTCTCGAGTGCCGCATATACCTGGACAACCCCGCACTGACACAGTCATGGCTCCTGAACCCACGGGACCCTATTCTTCCCAAAGTTATTGAGAGTGTACGGCCGCTGGTCTTGCCGAAACTGCGCGAGGAGCAAGAGCGAGATCgcatgaagaaaaagaacaagaaacGAACCATCAAGGATGTCGTGGTCCAAG ATGACTTTGAGGTGTCGATCTTCCTGATGGAAACCGACACGAGACACTCACTGTTGCACAAGAGGAAGCACTTTCGTGACAAGGTGCAGACTAAGCTCACGTCCAACTCTTCAAAACTGACAGGCGGGGCTCATGACGCCCCCATTAATGTTGACGGGGATGAGGTGCTCCAGGAGGCAAccgatggggatgatgatgtgccACTGATccacgaggaggaggatgatcaGAATGCCATCAACCTGGACGACATCCCCACGATAGatgaaacaacaacaaactcgGCCAGTACCAATCGGAGACCAAAGAGGCGCAGGCAAACCAGCGGGGAGAATGAAGGCGTGTCGAACCCCTCCGAGATTGATCCTGACGTTGTTGAGACGATTGATACAGATTCATCAGATGATCAGCTGTTCGTTGGTGAcggagacgacgacgatgacagTGACACAGCAGCTGGAAGGCCGCCCCCATTAAAGCGCCGTCGGGAGAAGGCGGCCGCTCGAGACATGGATGGACCtgacgacaagaagaagttgGGCATGGATATCTCATACGAGGGTTTCGCCATCTATGGCCGAGTGCTGTGCCTCGTCGTCAAAAGACGGGAGGGCATCGGAAAGGGCGGAGGTTTAGCAATGTCGACGAGCGGCAGGTCCCAAGCTGCCGGCCGACCTCGAGGTCAGGCTATGATGGAGAACTGGATATCTTCTACGCAACTTCCCGATGAGGCTGGtgcgggggatgaggaggcgtCGTGA
- a CDS encoding hypothetical protein (BUSCO:EOG09262O0R; COG:S; EggNog:ENOG503NWH3), translating to MDGGKVTVGRTAALYAGAAVLRLAIFILLPDLPDLLTGRVEISTPVTSFKRLQEGLFLYNHNVSPYDGGVYHQAPLFLPLFSLLPNALSYPIFTYLLYIAIDLLSASALWKIADSGEAGSSALFTSPRRERRWNGFIIAAIFLFNPFTVATCLGRSTSVFTTCAILHAIAKAVSGAPFSAMVALSFASYLSMYPLLLLPPLVLLCLDRQRPERANKSVVSFAASHVPVVFGVLGLLFGMSYLITGSWEFLPSTYGVQLTLSDLTPNVGLWWYFFIEMFDSFRSFFLAVFWLHLSCYVGGLSIRIRRQPLVVLTLLLGIFAIFKPYPSISDTSLFLAMVPLYRHVFPLMRYSFVIAAVIMYASFLGPAFYYLWIYAGSGNANFFYAITLVWGLGQSLLVCDLMFAVLRDEWELERPEMAGKEIRQI from the exons ATGGATGGCGGCAAGGTAACGGTGGGAAGAACGGCGGCACTCTATGCTGGCGCCGCCGTTCTGCGGCTTGCCATTTTTATTCTTCTTCCTGATCTTCCGGATCTGTTGACTGGCCGCGTCGAGATCTCAACCCCAGTCACCAGCTTCAAGCGCC TGCAAGAAGGCCTCTTTCTCTATAACCACAATGTGTCGCCATACGATGGTGGTGTCTACCACCAAGcgccccttttccttccgCTGTTCTCCCTACTCCCGAATGCATTGAGCTACCCGATATTTACCTACCTCCTCTACATCGCGATCGACTTGTTGAGTGCTAGCGCACTATGGAAAATTGCGGACTCGGGCGAGGCAGGGTCATCTGCCCTATTTACATCCCCCCGTCGCGAAAGGAGATGGAACGGATTCATCATTGCAGCTAT CTTCCTTTTCAACCCCTTCACCGTGGCAACATGTCTCGGAAGGTCCACAAGCGTATTCACCACTTGCGCGATTCTCCATGCCATCGCCAAGGCCGTGTCCGGCGCACCCTTCAGCGCCATGGTTGCGCTGTCCTTTGCGAGCTATCTGTCGATGTACCCGTTATTATTACTTCCGCCGCTTGTTCTACTTTGCCTCGACAGACAACGCCCCGAACGAGCCAACAAATCAGTGGTCTCTTTTGCCGCATCACACGTTCCGGTTGTGTTCGGTGTGCTGGGACTGTTGTTCGGCATGTCGTATCTTATCACAGGCTCATGGGAATTCCTGCCATCCACATACGGTGTGCAGTTGACCCTGTCAGACCTGACACCCAATGTCGGCCTGTGGTGGTACTTCTTTATCGAAATGTTCGACTCCTTCCGGTCCTTCTTCCTGGCAGTCTTCTGGCTTCACCTCTCTTGTTACGTCGGCGGTCTTTCCATCCGGATCCGGCGGCAACccttggtggtgttgaccctccttcttggaatattcgccatcttcaagcCTTACCCTAGCATCAGCGACACGTCACTCTTCTTGGCCATGGTGCCATTATACCGGCACGTCTTCCCACTTATGCGCTACAGCTTCGTTATTGCGGCAGTCATCATGTATGCCTCTTTCCTTGGGCCGGCATTCTATTATCTTTGGATCTACGCCGGCAGCGGCAATGCCAACTTTTTCTACGCCATTACTCTTGTGTGGGGATTGGGACAGAGCCTGTTAGTTTGCGACCTCATGTTTGCGGTGTTGAGAGATGAATGGGAACTGGAAAGGCCCGAGATGGCGGGCAAGGAGATCAGGCAAATATGA